The segment ATTTAGATATCAATCTTTTATGGGATTGATacaaattctttaaaaattcaCATTTGTGAAGTGTCCAAAAAAAGAGTCAAGTCTAGGTCCTACTactacgccggatattaggaattagatggccagaaaagataactgcTGTCTATTTGTGAGAGAGAACTAGActaaagcccatagcccaagacatcacaaagcAAAAGTGGAGCTGAATAggaggacacaccctgcgaaaaccagctaccaatgtggaaaggcaggcacttgattggaagcctcaaggaaagaggaaagtgggcagacacaagcaaacctggaagaggtcagtcataaGTGAACATGAGGGTattggaatgacatgggagcagatggaGAAAGGTGCTCATAACCGAGtttggtggagaggtgtggttgcggccctatgctcccctgggagtgcacaggattaagtcaagtaagtcaaatTAACTCTTGACCAAACTGGGGTAACAAGTCTTTCATTTGTCCTCATCAATGTGCCCACTACTTTGGAGGTCAACTGGAGGctaagtttaattttttcctGTCCACCTATTTATCTGGACTTTTCTTCAGgcctggaattttttttattaatttaaaaaaaaaaagactgttaAATTTTGCTACTACTTTGAAATTCTTAAAAATTGGTTTTGTCTCTTATTgcctgtttatctatctatcaggtGAAATCACCATGGAAAAAGTCAAAGTCACCAGGTATATGAGAGGTCAGAGGCCAGAATTCGCCCCAGAAAGTGACGAGGAAGAAGAGGTAGAAGTAAGTACAGGTTTTCAAGTCCGGGCTCGAGCTGCGCAGCCTGAGgataaaaaagaagaagaggatgAAGTTGAAAAAGAAAGTCAAGAAGCCCAAGATCGTAGGCTCCGCCGTCTTTTGAACAGAGAAAAGAGCGACAGTGAAGAAGATGAGGAAGACAGGTTTGTTTGAGTTTGTTGTCAAAATGTTTATCTGTGCACTAATGGTATGCTTGATTGAGCTTTGTTTGATTGAGGATGTCCCATTCCATCATCCCGAGCGACAGTGAAGACGATGAGGAAGACaggtttgtttgtgtttgttgtcAAAGTGTTTATCTGTGCACTAATGGTATGCTTGATTGAGCTTTGTTTGATTGAGGATGTCCCATTCCATCATCAGAGTTTTGAGACATAGGCGTGAAGTTATTGAACCAGAAGTGATAGCCGAAGGGTCTGATGATGAAGACAGGCCTGTGCGACGGAGAAGAGAAGGAGGCAGTGAAGGAGAAGAagatgaggaagaagaagaagagttgGATGAAGAggtgagtttttttgtttttagtcttTTGGCTTTTAAAACTTGCAAGTGGCTGTTTTGTTGAATTGAAGGCCAGAGTCAGCCACTTGAGAGTTAAAAACATCTGGTCTGGTCTCTTTCTCAACACTAGAGAATGAGACCATATTTACATAGTTCAGTGTAacacagaatttaaaaaaaaactatatttctAAATACATTTACAATCCATTTTGTTAAGTTATGCCAAAGATGTGGGGTTTTTTTTCAACCCAAACTGAAGCCATGATGAAACGGCATTGGCCATAAATACCAGACTTCAGAATTTATCAATATGTGGTAAGACCTATTAGTTGGAACTTTATTGTTGTTGCTTTCTGTCTAGTTACAACATCTGGCTTTCATTAGCTTCCTGAAAAGTTGTGATTCTACAACTCTTCAATCTTATGTTTGAATACTCAgaacaataaaacataaaatacaaaatattcacTGTTACAAATTGAAATACAGTAGaactaaaaaagaaagtgtagaGGCCATTCCACAAATGAACATTTCAGGTTAGAAACAAAAAGAATCTGATGAACATTACTTTCAAATTTGAGAACATCTGCAAAAGTACAATGGAATCTGTCCTAGCAGTAACAACATTTCTGAAGACAtatgcaaaatgttttaaagaaaaaacagcGGTTAAAGAATAAAGTGTGTACATATTTTGATGACAGTGGTACTGAGTTGCTTTtaaggcacttttttttttttttaaataatgtttttttaaactataaaataataattgtgaaaaataaGTATGCTGGTGAAACTATTCATTGGCTATGAAATTAACCTTACAAGACCATGTACAATTgaaatgttacattttatttttacaggaaatagaaaaacaaagagctcagagaaaattaaaagttatGCAACAGAGAGATGAAGAGGTCAGTGAATAACCatgtattctttttattttgtgtagttTCTTTAAGTTCtttaactgtttaaaaaaaatgtttttgtgccGTGACAGGAAGTCATGGATGttgaagaagagaaaaaagaggaagaagaaTCAGAAGAGGAGTCCTCCGAGTATGAAGAGTATACAGACTCTGAGGAGGAAGCAGGTCCTAGACTGAAGCCAGTGTTTGTTAGAAAGTAAGTTACGGTGTTGAAAGTTTGCTCACCAGTTATGTTCCTTATTCTTAAAGCTTGTCCTCTTCACACTCACAGAAATCctagttgttttatttattgttttattagcTTGTCTAATCATCTTATTGCTCATCATAAATCAAATGTGATTTCTGAGAGTTAAATTATAAAGATTCAGGAGTTTTGGGTTTTACTGTAActtcatttaaaacaaattcttgGTACTTCTTTCTTTTAGCTTTtggaaatttttataaaataaacaatgtcaaggaaaaTAAATTGAACTTGCCAACTGAATAAAAGCTGCAAATGGAAGAAGTTAGACATTTTTATTCTGCAGAGTTAAAATGTGCTTACAGAAAAATCATTTAACTTCATCATAGCTACAATCATAGCTCCAATCAATCATAGCTTGTCAACACTATCAACAAGTTCTTTATTCTTTACTCCAGATATACTAAAAAGTTTGGTATTTGTGACTTCTTCATATATGATTTTATGCAGAACATTACAAATTAACTTTAGATATTTTTCAGTTGAAACTATTACTTGCTTGTATTACTATTACTTGGTTGGGCATTTGcaacttatttatttatggaTGCTATTTGATAGAGTGAGAGTCAGGACTAAAATTTACCATCAGTGTAACTTTTTGTCTATGAGTTAACTTGTTTACACAACAGAAAAGACAGAATCACAGTacaggagagagaaagagaagaagcaAGGGCCAAGGAGCTGGAAGCTGAGGCCAAGAAACTTGCTGAAGAGAGGAAGCGACAAACAATTAAAGTATTTGGTTTTTCGTTTATCGTGTTAGTTATAGCTAGAACAGAAGAACCACTTGGCAGTTAGCCTGACATAAACCATAGTGTAAagtaaagtccccctttcagaccttgtggtctttagAGCTGGTGATACAAAGGTCATAtgtatgtttctttggcctacgcttaacgagggtgtcatttggccaacacaacgaccaaccgcctttacttttccccaactaatgtcaggtacccattagagctgggtggacacagaggcgcccaaagatccggaaattaaaaatcccaggattctgaccccggttcagaagccaagcgctttaccactaatTATAACAGATGAACCACGAGGCAGTTAGCCTTGACATAAACCATAGTGTGACAGGTTACAATTGTATAGATTTGATCTACAGTATAGatcaatgaagaagaagaagatctacAGTGCTCTATAAATATTCATTCAGTGTTTGACTCATATTTTGGTCACTGATTTGGCTTCACTATACCTTTACACACTTTGATCTATGAAGATAGGTTTATTCTATATGAATTGAGCACTTTGGATATTAGacataaatgtacatttttttgtaatgcatttAAAATTGGATAAAAGTTTTACAACCTAAATTTGAAGTATATTGAAAGTTAGAAACACAAGTCTCACTTGAGCTATgaaacttttttgttgttgctgtgtTGTTAATTGTTATTTGATTCTgtcaaaatatttgatttatgaTCATCattaaactccatttgagtgagggtttgagaggctcaaatcctctcttgcaaaaaccCTTGACAGAAACCTTGCTGTTTTGTCGAGAtagagatcagcaagtctggggcagttaaaaagaatatgagattcggtttcctcttcttccctccaGTGGGGGGAACCATGAGTCAAAATTAGGCCATAGCCATGAGAATATGAGCCAataggacagtggcctgtcctgcactgtgctataatagcttatTGAGGCTTGGACAGACTCCACCAGGGGGTAAATGCGGTCGGGGGCCTCATGCActcccagactccactggctttttttgggacttgtcccagcactcaaaccacttatGATTTATGATACCAATAGTTACTCTATGTTGTTCTTATTCTAGGCTTAACAGTTAGCCAGCAGACACAGAATTAATATGGAACATactgaccttttttttctttctttctgcaGATGGCAAACCAGGACATGAAGAGGGAACTGGAGGAGGAGAAAGGTCTTCAGGACGCATGCGACGGTGTTGACTCTGATGATGGCAATGACGAAGAAGAGTACGAACTGTGGAAAGTGAGAGAGCTGAAACGTATTAAGCGAGACAGAGAGGAACGAGAAGCGTAAGTTATACTGATAAAAACACGATAAATTATTTCAGTTGTCCTGATGAagacttatttttaatttcgggatttttagggttcccctgagttcacccagctctagtggattagtcggggaaaagtaaagattgttggtcgttgtgctagccacatgacatccttgttaaccaccgaccacagaaacagatgacctttccatCATCTCCCCTGTGCAACGcatggtttgaaaggggaacttcaacTACTTTCAATAAAAGTGGAAAAGTTCAAACTAATGTCTTCGTAGGACAAAGAACTTGGGTTTGTTAAGGGATTAATGAATGGATAAAACTTACCTTTACATATTATATGTTAGTTACTCTTATATTAGAGGCAATTGCTTTTTCGTTAGCATTTAGAAAGTAAAATGACTTGTTCTCATGCTTTAAGAATCGACAAAGAAAAGATGGAGGTTGATCGATTAAGAAATATGACAGAAGAAGAAAGGAGGCAAGAACTTCGACAGAATCCTAAACAAGTCACTAACAAAGCTCCAAAGGGAAAATACAAATTTTTGCAGAAATATTACCATCGTGGTGCTTTCTTTTTGGTaatgctatttttattttattaatgcaaatatttatatgtaaatgTAACCTTGCATATTaaatctatgtatgtattttaaaCAGGCTTCATTATAGTGTTTGTCATGACCTTGAAAACGCAGAAATAGTCTTGAAGTTTCTAATTAAACTCAAGGCCTTAATAGTGCCTTGAATTTTGACaaagaatagtttttttttaataagatttcactagatttttttaattatttggcTATAATGcaatttctgtttttattttattttattaagaaaGTCATCAATTCAG is part of the Biomphalaria glabrata chromosome 10, xgBioGlab47.1, whole genome shotgun sequence genome and harbors:
- the LOC106076142 gene encoding microfibrillar-associated protein 1-like; translation: MSKAKVPIMSTAGAIPVRNEKGEITMEKVKVTRYMRGQRPEFAPESDEEEEVEVSTGFQVRARAAQPEDKKEEEDEVEKESQEAQDRRLRRLLNREKSDSEEDEEDRVLRHRREVIEPEVIAEGSDDEDRPVRRRREGGSEGEEDEEEEEELDEEEIEKQRAQRKLKVMQQRDEEEVMDVEEEKKEEEESEEESSEYEEYTDSEEEAGPRLKPVFVRKKDRITVQEREREEARAKELEAEAKKLAEERKRQTIKMANQDMKRELEEEKGLQDACDGVDSDDGNDEEEYELWKVRELKRIKRDREEREAIDKEKMEVDRLRNMTEEERRQELRQNPKQVTNKAPKGKYKFLQKYYHRGAFFLDNEDNVFKQDFSQPTLDDHFDKTILPKVMQVKNFGRSGRTKYTHLLDQDTTQHEAPWMQDTAQNLKFHTAKGGGMKQLFDRPSTKVKK